A stretch of the Capsicum annuum cultivar UCD-10X-F1 chromosome 8, UCD10Xv1.1, whole genome shotgun sequence genome encodes the following:
- the LOC124886652 gene encoding uncharacterized protein LOC124886652, with protein MDQYIINDLKLFNTAKQVLQRMRDSGWRSLLDDIFSFCDKYEIAIRKMDARYIPGKLKRRTLNVTYSYYFRIERFCAIIDLLLQELNNHFDVVSTDLLLGMAYLHSSKLFGNFDKKKLMRLAEYYLNEFDSSKLRDLSCQLDNFIAHVRGSNKRFFNMEGIIDLAKVLIESDLHQTWPLVYLLIKLTLILSVATAFVKRAFSSMNYIKNELPNSMGDEFLNSCLVCYVEHKIFAFVSNYAIIHRFQNMKSRQHSCDWCPMIRSLFSEFRLMN; from the coding sequence ATGGatcaatatattatcaatgaTTTGAAACTGTTCAATACTGCAAAGCAAGTGTTGCAAAGGATGAGGGATAGTGGATGGAGATCATTATTGGATGATATCTTTTCTTTTTGTGATAAATATGAGATAGCGATCCGAAAAATGGATGCTCGCTACATTCCTGGTAAGTTGAAACGTAGAACTCTTAATGTTACATATTCTTATTATTTTCGGATTGAAAGATTTTGTGCTATTATTGATTTGCTACTTCAGGAGCTTAATAATCATTTCGACGTTGTGAGTACTGACTTACTTCTCGGTATGGCTTATTTACATTCATCTAAGTTATTTggtaattttgataagaaaaaacTAATGAGGTTGGCTGAATATTATCTGAATGAGTTTGATAGCAGCAAACTTCGAGATCTCAGTTGTCAGCTTGATAATTTCATAGCACATGTTCGAGGTTCTAATAAAAGATTTTTCAATATGGAGGGAATTATTGATCTTGCTAAAGTATTGATTGAATCAGATTTGCATCAGACTTGGCCTCTTGTTTATTTGCTCATCAAGTTGACTCTCATTCTTTCCGTTGCTACTGCTTTTGTAAAACGAGCATTCTCTTCCATGAACTACATCAAAAATGAACTCCCCAACAGCATGGGTGATGAATTTTTAAATAGTTGTTTAGTTTGCTATGTAGAGCATAAGATATTTGCATTTGTAAGTAATTATGCTATTATTCATcgttttcaaaatatgaaaagtcGTCAGCACAGTTGTGATTGGTGTCCTATGATTAGAAGTCTTTTTTCTGAATTCAGACTTATGAACTGA